A genome region from Tolypothrix sp. PCC 7712 includes the following:
- a CDS encoding tetratricopeptide repeat protein, translating to MVEEPNPNQAKIINLEGTAQDESKLTQIGHVDTENFHLTAEQVQILVQLESSTKAESPGVLKAGNPQKSLAYWQGRKTEIAQIQQWLTDNNTFLIGIEGIGGAGKSMLAAKIYEEIAAFPKRFWADVSNGASFSDLARQVLREFGFTVPEEEAQLVEALVRCLRSGEFLLIIDNLESLLQPNRQWGSLFYGEFFNAWMEFGGNSKVIVTTRERPELKGFEWLPLKGLQVDEGVALLTALGIRGDLAEFVELVDGHPLLLRLVADLLKEEYPQDPDLSRLADLGLGNLRQLLTDSQVVGVHHRTNVGMVLVLDASFNRLNELQKALLLNISVYRGAVDSTAAVALLPGNSAAEIEGELRNIVKRSLLVEKLNGKRRFEFQPVVLDYVRYKAGDQTEAHQRVIDYYRLIAKQPPWTTKDDVKEYLEIVHHFYQLQNYNSAFDALQVCDDFLTLRGHYVEKVELYGQLISKWEEIGDRKNWKYDASLTSLGNAYNSLGQYQRAIEFHQQSLEISKEIGDRNDEAVSLGNLGNAYVCLGQYQRAIEYYQQSLEILKEIGDRNRESYSLNNLGNAYSSLGHYNQAIKFYQQSLEIKKEMSDRNSQGLSLMNLGNAYNYLGEYKQAIELLQQSLAIARDIGDRYNEGLCLGNLGNTYLCLGEYQQAIEFFQQSLVIARETGDLNLQGKSLANLGNASLYLGQYKQAIEFLQQGLEIGREIGDRYTEGLSLMNLGNAYLSLGEYQRAINFFEQSLNISRETGDRNSQGKSLASLGFADLYQGQYSQAIELLQQSLAISREIGDRNTEGKSLNNLGLAYYSLEEYQQAIELLQQSLAISREIGDRYTEGKSLMNLGNAYNDLGQHLQAIEFFEQSLNIAKEIGDHYVEGLSLMNLGMNLGNVYNYLGQYQQAIEFSHNSLVIAREIGDRKTQGLCLGNLGNAYLSLGHYQRAIEFLQQSLEISAEIGNRNTQGLSLINLGNAYNYLGQYQRAIEFFQQGWKISGEIGDRNTEGLSLMNLGNAYLYLGKHQQAIELYQQSLEISGEIGDYNLQSKSLANLGNAYNYLGQYQRAIEFLQQSLEISREISDRNTEGLSLMNLGNAYNYLGQYQQAIDLYQQSLTIAREISDRNTEGKSLANLGNAYNYLGQYQRAIEFLQQSLEISREISDRNTEGLSLMNLGNAYNYLAQYQQAIEFYQQSLAIAREIGDRNTEGLSLMNLGNAYNYLAQYQQAIEFYQQSLAIAREIGDRNTEGKSLANLGNAYDSLGEYQRVIEFYQQSLAIAREIGDRNGEGNSLSNLGIAYKSLGKYQQAIDFYQQSMDIKREIGDIQGEANTWFNLGLSLENANREADALGAYRNARNLYQTMKLDADVQDCNNAIERLSQPKAPVVSRRGFWGWWRRLWRWVRGWFRG from the coding sequence ATGGTGGAAGAACCAAACCCCAATCAGGCAAAAATCATCAATTTAGAGGGAACTGCCCAAGATGAGAGTAAATTAACTCAAATTGGTCATGTTGATACTGAGAATTTTCATCTCACAGCAGAACAAGTTCAAATTCTGGTTCAGCTAGAAAGCAGTACCAAAGCAGAATCGCCTGGGGTTCTCAAAGCTGGGAACCCGCAGAAAAGTTTGGCTTATTGGCAAGGACGCAAAACAGAAATTGCCCAAATACAGCAGTGGTTAACTGATAACAATACCTTTTTAATTGGCATAGAAGGCATCGGTGGCGCGGGTAAATCGATGCTGGCAGCGAAAATTTATGAGGAAATTGCAGCTTTCCCCAAACGATTTTGGGCTGATGTGAGTAATGGGGCAAGTTTTAGCGATTTAGCCCGTCAAGTACTCCGTGAATTTGGCTTTACAGTTCCAGAAGAAGAAGCGCAGTTAGTAGAAGCGCTGGTGAGGTGTTTACGCAGTGGTGAATTTTTACTGATTATTGACAACCTGGAGAGTTTATTACAACCGAATAGACAATGGGGAAGTCTATTCTACGGCGAATTTTTCAACGCTTGGATGGAATTTGGCGGTAATAGTAAGGTAATAGTCACCACTAGAGAAAGACCAGAATTAAAAGGCTTTGAGTGGCTACCTTTGAAAGGTTTGCAAGTAGATGAAGGGGTAGCACTGTTAACAGCATTAGGAATTCGGGGAGATTTAGCCGAGTTTGTTGAATTAGTAGATGGACATCCCCTGCTGTTGCGATTGGTAGCTGATTTATTAAAAGAAGAATATCCCCAAGACCCAGATTTAAGCAGATTAGCAGATTTAGGTTTAGGGAATTTGCGGCAGTTGTTGACAGATTCCCAAGTAGTAGGTGTGCATCATCGGACAAATGTGGGGATGGTGTTGGTATTAGATGCCAGTTTTAATAGATTGAATGAGTTACAAAAGGCTTTACTGCTGAATATTAGTGTTTATCGTGGTGCAGTTGATAGTACAGCAGCCGTGGCGTTGTTGCCAGGAAATTCAGCAGCAGAGATTGAGGGAGAATTAAGGAATATTGTTAAGCGTTCTTTATTGGTAGAAAAACTCAATGGTAAGCGGCGGTTTGAGTTTCAGCCTGTGGTGTTAGACTATGTGCGGTATAAAGCTGGCGATCAGACAGAGGCGCATCAACGAGTCATTGATTATTATCGCTTAATTGCTAAACAACCGCCTTGGACAACAAAAGATGATGTAAAAGAATACTTAGAAATCGTTCATCACTTTTATCAGTTGCAAAATTATAACTCTGCCTTTGATGCACTTCAAGTTTGCGATGATTTTTTAACTTTGCGGGGTCATTATGTAGAGAAAGTAGAATTATATGGGCAGTTGATAAGTAAATGGGAAGAAATTGGCGATAGAAAAAATTGGAAATATGATGCTTCTCTCACTTCATTAGGCAATGCTTACAACTCCCTGGGACAGTACCAACGGGCGATTGAGTTCCACCAGCAGTCTTTGGAAATATCTAAGGAGATAGGCGATCGCAATGACGAAGCTGTTTCTTTGGGGAATTTAGGCAATGCTTATGTTTGTCTAGGACAGTACCAACGGGCCATTGAGTACTACCAGCAGTCTTTGGAGATATTGAAGGAAATTGGCGATCGCAATCGCGAAAGTTATTCTCTAAACAATTTAGGTAATGCTTACTCTTCCCTGGGACACTACAATCAGGCGATTAAATTCTATCAGCAGTCTTTGGAAATCAAAAAGGAGATGAGTGATCGCAATTCACAAGGCTTATCACTAATGAATTTAGGTAATGCTTATAACTACTTGGGAGAGTACAAACAGGCGATTGAATTGTTGCAGCAGTCTTTAGCCATTGCTAGGGATATTGGTGATCGCTATAACGAAGGCTTATGCTTAGGCAATTTAGGTAATACTTACTTATGCTTAGGAGAATACCAACAGGCGATTGAGTTCTTTCAGCAGTCTTTAGTTATTGCTAGAGAGACTGGCGATCTCAATTTACAAGGCAAATCCTTAGCTAATTTAGGTAATGCTTCCTTATACCTGGGACAGTACAAACAGGCAATAGAGTTTTTGCAGCAGGGTTTGGAAATTGGTAGGGAAATTGGCGATCGCTATACTGAAGGCTTATCTTTAATGAATTTGGGTAATGCTTACTTATCCCTGGGAGAGTACCAACGGGCGATAAATTTCTTTGAGCAGTCTTTGAATATATCTAGGGAGACTGGTGATCGCAATTCACAAGGCAAATCCTTAGCTAGTTTGGGTTTTGCTGACTTGTACCAGGGACAATACTCACAAGCGATTGAATTGTTGCAGCAGTCTTTGGCGATATCTAGGGAGATTGGCGATCGCAATACTGAAGGCAAATCCTTAAACAATTTGGGTCTTGCTTACTACTCCCTGGAAGAATATCAACAGGCGATTGAATTGTTGCAGCAGTCTTTGGCGATATCTAGGGAGATTGGCGATCGCTATACCGAAGGCAAATCCTTAATGAATTTGGGTAATGCTTACAATGACTTGGGGCAGCACCTACAGGCTATTGAGTTTTTCGAGCAGTCTTTGAATATCGCTAAAGAAATTGGCGATCACTATGTAGAAGGCTTATCCTTAATGAATTTGGGAATGAATTTGGGTAATGTTTACAATTATTTGGGGCAGTACCAACAGGCGATTGAGTTTTCCCACAATTCTTTAGTCATCGCTAGGGAAATTGGTGATCGTAAGACACAAGGCTTATGCTTAGGTAATTTAGGTAATGCTTACTTATCCCTGGGACATTACCAACGAGCAATTGAGTTTTTGCAGCAGTCCTTGGAAATTTCTGCAGAGATTGGCAATCGTAATACACAAGGCTTATCCTTAATAAATTTGGGTAATGCTTACAATTACTTAGGGCAGTACCAACGGGCGATTGAGTTCTTCCAGCAGGGTTGGAAAATTTCTGGGGAGATAGGTGATCGCAATACTGAAGGCTTATCACTAATGAATTTAGGTAATGCTTACTTATATTTAGGAAAGCACCAACAGGCAATTGAGCTCTACCAACAGTCTTTGGAAATTTCTGGGGAGATAGGCGATTATAATTTACAAAGCAAATCCCTAGCTAATTTGGGTAACGCTTACAACTACTTGGGGCAGTACCAACGAGCGATTGAGTTTTTGCAGCAGTCTTTAGAAATTTCTAGGGAGATAAGCGATCGCAATACTGAAGGCTTATCCTTAATGAATTTAGGTAATGCTTACAACTATTTGGGACAATACCAACAGGCGATTGATCTTTACCAGCAGTCTTTAACCATTGCTAGGGAGATAAGCGATCGCAATACTGAAGGCAAATCCTTAGCTAATTTGGGTAATGCTTACAACTACTTGGGGCAGTACCAACGAGCAATTGAGTTTTTGCAGCAGTCTTTAGAAATTTCTAGGGAGATAAGCGATCGCAATACTGAAGGCTTATCCTTAATGAATTTAGGTAATGCTTACAACTATTTGGCACAGTACCAACAGGCGATTGAGTTCTACCAGCAGTCTTTAGCCATTGCTAGGGAAATTGGCGATCGCAATACTGAAGGCTTATCCTTAATGAATTTAGGTAATGCTTACAATTATTTGGCACAGTACCAACAGGCGATTGAGTTCTATCAGCAGTCTTTAGCCATTGCTAGGGAAATTGGCGATCGCAATACTGAAGGCAAATCCTTAGCTAATTTGGGTAATGCTTACGACTCTCTGGGAGAATACCAACGAGTGATTGAGTTTTACCAACAGTCTTTAGCCATCGCTAGGGAAATTGGCGATCGCAATGGCGAAGGTAATTCCTTAAGCAATTTGGGCATTGCTTACAAGTCCCTGGGAAAGTACCAACAGGCGATTGATTTTTACCAGCAGTCAATGGATATCAAAAGGGAGATCGGCGATATTCAAGGGGAAGCAAACACCTGGTTTAATTTAGGTTTATCTTTGGAAAACGCCAATCGAGAAGCAGACGCGCTGGGTGCTTATCGCAATGCGCGTAACCTATATCAGACAATGAAACTTGATGCTGATGTGCAAGATTGCAACAATGCAATTGAGCGTCTTTCGCAACCAAAAGCACCTGTAGTTTCTCGGCGTGGGTTTTGGGGGTGGTGGCGGCGGTTGTGGCGTTGGGTTCGTGGTTGGTTTCGGGGGTGA
- a CDS encoding Uma2 family endonuclease, whose protein sequence is MSSAQDLVIISEDAPEDVIFPPGDLYSDEPPLETELHLRQILLLIECLEWCWKERQDFYACGNMTVYYSPRQRKSEQFRGPDFFVVLNTERKIRKSWVVWEEDGKYPNVIVEILSDKTAATDRGLKKEIYQDIWRTPDYFWFDPESLEFQGFHLLDGHYQPLQTNADGLLWSQQLGLYLGIHESKLRFFSADGKLIPTPAEAAQQEQEQRQKAEQQLAEMEAILARYRERFGELPE, encoded by the coding sequence ATGTCTTCTGCTCAAGATTTAGTCATAATTTCAGAAGACGCACCAGAAGATGTTATATTTCCTCCTGGTGACTTATACAGTGATGAACCGCCTTTGGAAACAGAACTACATTTGCGGCAAATACTGCTACTAATTGAGTGTTTGGAATGGTGCTGGAAAGAACGTCAAGATTTCTATGCTTGTGGAAATATGACAGTTTATTACAGTCCCCGTCAGCGCAAGTCTGAGCAATTTCGCGGCCCTGATTTTTTTGTAGTGTTAAATACCGAGCGGAAAATACGCAAAAGCTGGGTAGTTTGGGAAGAAGATGGTAAATATCCTAATGTGATTGTCGAGATTCTTTCTGACAAAACAGCCGCGACTGATAGAGGTTTGAAAAAAGAAATTTATCAAGATATTTGGCGGACTCCTGACTATTTTTGGTTTGACCCTGAAAGTTTAGAATTTCAAGGTTTTCATTTATTAGATGGACATTATCAACCACTGCAAACAAATGCAGATGGTTTGTTATGGAGTCAGCAATTAGGGTTATATTTGGGAATTCATGAATCAAAATTGCGCTTTTTCTCGGCTGATGGAAAACTGATACCCACGCCAGCAGAAGCAGCACAGCAAGAGCAAGAACAACGCCAAAAAGCCGAACAGCAACTTGCAGAAATGGAAGCTATACTGGCTCGTTATCGAGAAAGGTTTGGTGAATTACCTGAGTAA
- a CDS encoding ATP-dependent Clp protease ATP-binding subunit — translation MFEHFTSEAIKVIMLAQEEARRLGHNFVGTEQILLGLMGEGTGVAAKVLTELGVTLKEARREVEKIIGRGSGFVPPEIPFTPKVKSLFEQSFKEAHSLGHNYINTEHLLLGLTEAGEGVAAKVLQNLGVDLKSVRAAVVRHLGDNTTVFAAGNGGQKRTQTLSLEEFGRNLTKLAQEGRLDPIVGRDKEIERAIQILGRRTKSNPVLIGEPGVGKTAIAEGLAQRIINQDVPEVLQDKQVISLDMGLLVAGTRFRGDFEERIKKIVDEIRSVGNIILVIDEIHTLVGAGGTEGGLDAANILKPALARGELQCVGATTLDEYRQHIERDAALERRFQPIMVGEPTVEETIEILYGLRGAYEQHHKVTISDAAVVAAAELSDRYISDRFLPDKAIDLIDEAGSRVRLRNSQLSSNKELKRELAGVTKAKEEAVRVQDFDKAGNLRDQELELQNKLYAETEAGTPGKSPVVDEEDIAQIVASWTGVPVNKLTESESELLLHLEDTLHQRLIGQEQAVTAVSRAIRRARVGLKNPNRPIASFIFSGPTGVGKTELAKALAAYFFGSEEAMIRLDMSEYMESHTVSKLIGSPPGYVGYDEGGQLTEAVRRKPYTVLLFDEIEKAHPDVFNMLLQLLDDGHLTDAKGRKVDFKNTLIILTSNIGSKVIEKGGGGLGFDFDNAADASYNRIRSLVNEELKAYFRPEFLNRLDEIIVFTQLSKGEVTQIADILLREVAGRLTEKGITLEVSDRFKERVVQEGYNPSYGARPLRRAIMRLLEDSLAEALLSGQITNGDTAIVDVDDDGQVQVRKSEQRELLLANVG, via the coding sequence ATGTTTGAACACTTCACTTCCGAAGCAATTAAAGTAATTATGCTAGCTCAGGAGGAGGCACGTCGCCTGGGACACAACTTTGTAGGAACAGAGCAAATTCTCCTCGGGCTGATGGGAGAAGGAACTGGGGTTGCTGCTAAAGTGCTGACCGAATTGGGCGTTACTCTTAAAGAAGCACGTCGAGAGGTTGAAAAAATTATTGGTAGGGGTTCTGGGTTTGTACCACCAGAAATTCCTTTTACTCCTAAAGTAAAAAGCCTCTTTGAGCAATCATTTAAAGAAGCCCATAGTTTGGGGCACAACTACATTAATACAGAACACTTACTTTTAGGTTTAACCGAGGCTGGTGAAGGTGTAGCCGCCAAAGTACTGCAAAATCTGGGGGTTGACCTCAAAAGCGTCCGCGCTGCTGTAGTTCGCCACTTAGGTGACAACACCACAGTTTTCGCCGCAGGTAATGGTGGTCAAAAGCGTACCCAAACTCTCAGCCTGGAAGAATTTGGTAGAAATCTTACAAAATTAGCACAAGAAGGCAGACTCGACCCAATTGTCGGCCGCGATAAAGAAATTGAACGTGCTATTCAAATTCTCGGACGTAGAACTAAAAGCAATCCTGTCTTAATTGGTGAACCCGGCGTTGGTAAAACTGCGATCGCCGAAGGTCTAGCTCAACGTATTATCAATCAAGATGTGCCGGAAGTTCTGCAAGACAAGCAAGTTATTAGCCTAGATATGGGCTTGCTAGTTGCGGGAACTCGCTTCCGTGGCGACTTTGAAGAACGCATCAAGAAAATTGTTGATGAAATTCGCTCTGTCGGCAATATCATCCTGGTAATTGATGAAATTCACACTCTAGTTGGTGCTGGGGGTACAGAAGGCGGCTTAGATGCAGCCAATATCCTCAAACCTGCTTTAGCTAGAGGCGAACTGCAATGTGTGGGCGCAACCACCTTGGATGAATATCGTCAGCACATTGAACGAGATGCAGCCCTTGAGCGGCGTTTCCAACCGATTATGGTTGGCGAACCCACTGTAGAAGAAACTATCGAAATTCTCTACGGCTTGCGGGGAGCTTATGAGCAACACCATAAAGTGACAATTTCCGACGCAGCTGTAGTAGCCGCAGCCGAATTGTCAGACCGCTATATTAGCGATCGCTTCTTACCTGATAAAGCCATAGACTTGATCGATGAAGCAGGTTCTCGCGTCCGCTTGAGGAACTCTCAGTTATCTTCTAACAAAGAACTGAAGCGTGAACTCGCTGGCGTGACCAAAGCCAAAGAAGAAGCTGTCAGAGTCCAAGATTTTGACAAAGCAGGTAACCTACGCGATCAAGAGTTGGAACTGCAAAACAAACTCTACGCTGAGACAGAAGCAGGAACACCAGGAAAAAGTCCCGTTGTCGATGAAGAAGATATTGCCCAAATCGTCGCTTCCTGGACTGGTGTACCAGTCAACAAGCTCACAGAATCAGAATCCGAGCTACTGTTGCACTTAGAAGACACACTGCACCAAAGACTCATCGGTCAAGAACAAGCAGTTACCGCCGTATCTCGCGCCATCCGTCGCGCCAGAGTTGGCTTAAAGAACCCCAATCGCCCCATAGCTAGCTTTATCTTCTCCGGCCCCACAGGTGTTGGTAAGACAGAATTAGCTAAAGCCTTGGCAGCTTACTTCTTCGGCTCCGAAGAAGCCATGATTCGCCTTGATATGTCCGAATACATGGAAAGCCATACAGTATCTAAGCTGATTGGTTCACCTCCAGGTTATGTAGGTTACGACGAAGGCGGACAGCTAACAGAAGCCGTGCGGCGCAAACCATACACAGTGCTGCTATTCGACGAAATCGAAAAAGCGCACCCCGATGTATTCAATATGCTGCTGCAACTCTTGGATGATGGACACCTTACCGATGCTAAAGGTCGGAAAGTGGACTTCAAGAACACCTTAATTATCTTGACCTCTAATATTGGTTCTAAGGTAATTGAAAAAGGTGGCGGTGGATTAGGCTTCGACTTCGACAATGCAGCCGATGCTAGTTACAACCGCATCCGTAGCTTGGTGAACGAAGAACTCAAAGCATACTTCCGTCCAGAGTTCCTCAACCGTCTTGATGAGATTATCGTCTTTACCCAGCTTTCTAAGGGTGAAGTTACACAAATTGCCGATATCTTATTACGCGAAGTTGCAGGCCGCTTGACAGAAAAAGGCATTACTTTAGAAGTGAGCGATCGCTTCAAAGAAAGGGTAGTACAAGAAGGCTACAACCCCAGCTACGGTGCCAGACCTTTACGTCGAGCCATTATGCGCCTGTTGGAAGATTCTCTTGCAGAAGCGCTACTGTCTGGTCAAATCACCAATGGCGACACAGCGATTGTAGATGTTGACGATGACGGTCAAGTGCAAGTTCGTAAATCTGAACAACGCGAATTACTCTTAGCAAATGTTGGCTAA
- a CDS encoding serine/threonine protein kinase yields MTSLPSSNSWHGRFIGDNQRYRLDKRLAGGGMGEVFLATDTRVGQQVALKLLKDTLVASTEMRKRFEREISVCAALQSDHIVKISDCGVTEEGYPFYVMEYLRGQTLRHVLLKEKRLSVERTVSIMAQVCKGLQLAHAGVTLQREGGKTSEHIQVIHRDLKPDNIFLVPTDLGEWVKILDFGVAKIRHESSEQTNITNTFIGTFRYAAPEQIQSDENLDARADIYSLGLILYEMLSGADPFGLSENANNISEASWVLAHAYEPPKSLRSQPGCEYFSIQLEAVILKCLHKNPDNRFSTVEELSQALQTVAKSVVGYVSAEYQEEIGLHPTVPKSVVKHKTIERSHQPVEPTRLEDTLPPTVPLSGQDQEETILRFQPVQHPGGEEPTILRPLQPTEPIWEQEETILRPQPVQHPGGEEPTILRPLQPTEPIWGQEETILRSQPVQHPGADQPTILRPLKPTEPSWGQEETILRPQPVQHPGEAESNTPPQTAIASNQPEGTIFQTRPVTPPTPERTMFQNRPVPQPEPEGTIQSRPVSSPNGEPVLHGSTIFQRRTTNSATQKPARNFWLILGVAFAVGFALVTAIYIYPQLKSPQTNEQKAN; encoded by the coding sequence ATGACATCCCTACCATCATCAAACTCCTGGCATGGGCGCTTTATAGGTGATAACCAGCGATACCGTTTAGACAAACGGTTAGCTGGTGGTGGCATGGGAGAAGTATTCCTAGCAACAGATACGCGTGTCGGTCAGCAGGTAGCCTTGAAGTTACTCAAAGATACGCTGGTAGCTTCAACTGAGATGAGAAAGCGCTTTGAGCGAGAAATATCTGTTTGTGCAGCGCTGCAAAGTGACCATATTGTCAAAATCAGTGATTGTGGAGTTACAGAAGAAGGCTATCCATTCTATGTGATGGAGTATCTGCGCGGGCAAACCTTACGCCACGTGCTGCTCAAAGAAAAGCGGTTATCTGTAGAGCGAACTGTGAGTATTATGGCTCAAGTTTGCAAGGGACTACAGCTAGCTCATGCGGGAGTGACTTTACAACGGGAAGGTGGCAAAACCTCCGAACATATTCAAGTTATCCATCGGGATTTAAAACCCGACAATATCTTTCTTGTGCCCACAGATTTGGGAGAGTGGGTAAAGATTTTAGATTTTGGGGTGGCGAAAATTCGCCATGAATCTTCAGAACAAACCAATATCACAAATACATTTATTGGTACATTCCGTTACGCTGCACCAGAACAAATCCAAAGCGATGAAAACCTAGATGCGCGGGCAGATATTTACAGCTTGGGACTGATCCTCTATGAAATGTTGAGTGGTGCAGACCCCTTTGGTTTAAGCGAGAATGCCAATAATATTAGCGAAGCATCTTGGGTGCTAGCTCATGCTTATGAACCACCAAAGTCATTGCGATCGCAACCAGGTTGTGAGTATTTTTCTATACAGCTAGAAGCTGTCATTCTCAAGTGTTTACACAAAAATCCAGATAACCGCTTTAGTACTGTTGAAGAACTTAGTCAGGCTTTACAAACCGTTGCTAAATCAGTAGTGGGGTATGTGAGTGCCGAGTATCAAGAAGAGATTGGGCTACATCCTACTGTACCAAAATCAGTGGTGAAGCACAAAACAATAGAGCGATCGCACCAGCCTGTAGAACCAACTCGACTTGAAGATACTTTACCTCCGACTGTGCCTTTGTCTGGGCAAGACCAAGAAGAAACCATTCTCCGCTTTCAACCCGTGCAACATCCTGGTGGAGAGGAACCGACAATTCTGCGTCCTTTGCAACCCACAGAACCAATCTGGGAACAAGAAGAAACCATTCTGCGTCCGCAACCCGTGCAGCATCCGGGTGGAGAAGAACCGACAATTCTGCGTCCTTTGCAACCAACAGAACCAATCTGGGGGCAAGAAGAGACTATTTTGCGATCGCAACCCGTACAACATCCCGGTGCAGATCAACCAACTATTCTGCGTCCCCTAAAGCCCACAGAACCAAGCTGGGGACAAGAAGAAACCATTCTGCGTCCGCAACCGGTGCAGCATCCCGGTGAAGCAGAGTCAAATACGCCGCCACAAACAGCGATCGCATCCAATCAACCAGAAGGTACAATTTTTCAAACAAGGCCTGTAACCCCGCCTACACCAGAGCGGACAATGTTTCAAAACCGTCCTGTACCCCAGCCTGAGCCAGAAGGGACAATTCAATCCCGTCCTGTATCTTCGCCTAATGGCGAACCAGTGCTACATGGCAGTACAATTTTTCAACGCCGCACCACTAATTCAGCTACACAGAAACCTGCGCGCAATTTTTGGTTAATTTTAGGAGTGGCTTTTGCTGTTGGGTTTGCTTTAGTGACAGCTATCTATATATATCCGCAATTGAAATCTCCTCAAACTAACGAGCAGAAAGCTAATTAG
- a CDS encoding Uma2 family endonuclease, whose product MTQAKQQFQSFEEYLTYDDGTEKLYELFNGELIEVPPESGKNIAIAVFLLLKFAAIVGHLRVRPHGLELEVRGEPRNRYPDLTIIRTEHIQQLEQRNTLRLSMAPPLLVIEIVSPGELQRDRDYIAKRIQYQDREIPEYWIVDPQLETVLILELTGNVYTEFNTFTGENRICSPLFGELELTTNQIFTASN is encoded by the coding sequence ATGACCCAAGCCAAACAACAGTTTCAAAGCTTTGAAGAGTACCTGACCTACGATGATGGAACGGAGAAGCTGTATGAGCTATTTAACGGAGAGTTGATCGAAGTGCCGCCAGAATCGGGAAAAAATATTGCGATCGCGGTTTTCTTGCTGCTAAAATTTGCTGCCATAGTCGGTCATCTGAGAGTAAGACCCCACGGGCTAGAACTAGAAGTACGAGGAGAACCGCGAAATCGTTACCCTGATTTAACTATTATCCGCACTGAACATATTCAGCAGTTAGAGCAACGTAATACTCTTAGACTGTCAATGGCTCCCCCTTTACTTGTGATTGAAATCGTCAGCCCTGGTGAGTTACAGCGTGACCGAGACTACATAGCCAAACGCATACAATACCAGGATAGAGAAATTCCTGAATACTGGATAGTAGATCCCCAACTGGAAACAGTTTTAATCTTAGAACTTACTGGTAATGTTTACACAGAATTCAATACTTTTACAGGTGAAAACCGCATCTGTTCGCCCTTATTTGGAGAACTTGAACTGACAACAAATCAAATATTTACAGCCAGCAATTAA
- the acsF gene encoding magnesium-protoporphyrin IX monomethyl ester (oxidative) cyclase: MVNTLSQSAPKEPKQGIKTPSKETVLTPRFYTTDFEKAASLDLSAQDTELQAMLAEMRADYNRHHFVRDETFAQSWEHIEPEARQSFIEYLERSCISEFSGFLLFKELSRKLKNRNPLLSEMFNLMARDEARHAGFLNKAMGDFKLSLDLADITKRRTYTFFPIEWVIYTVYLSEKIGYWRYIIIYRHLQKHPENQFYPIFRYFESWCQDENRHGDIFKALLRSQPQLWKTWKSRLWSRFFLLSVFATHTLTVHERTGFYHSLGLDAREFDRQVVCETNETAGRAFPVMLNTEHPKFFSRLHRCSDYNLKLVEIDRSSQPKFVKLIRKIPFVTAIVWNLLLLYLIKPIDTEALRGQVC, encoded by the coding sequence ATGGTTAATACCTTATCCCAGTCTGCACCTAAAGAACCAAAGCAGGGAATTAAAACACCAAGCAAAGAAACCGTATTGACTCCCCGGTTTTACACTACAGATTTTGAAAAAGCCGCTAGTCTGGATCTCTCTGCTCAGGACACGGAGTTGCAGGCGATGCTAGCAGAAATGCGGGCAGATTACAATCGTCACCATTTTGTTAGGGATGAGACGTTTGCACAGTCTTGGGAACATATTGAACCAGAAGCACGCCAGTCGTTTATTGAGTATTTAGAACGTTCTTGTATTTCTGAGTTCTCTGGATTTTTGCTGTTTAAAGAACTTTCACGCAAGCTGAAAAATCGCAATCCTCTGTTGTCGGAAATGTTTAATTTGATGGCGCGTGATGAAGCGCGTCATGCGGGATTTTTGAATAAAGCTATGGGCGATTTTAAATTGTCGCTGGATTTGGCTGATATTACTAAAAGACGCACTTATACCTTTTTCCCAATTGAGTGGGTAATTTACACAGTTTATCTATCAGAAAAAATTGGCTATTGGCGTTACATTATTATTTATCGTCATTTGCAGAAGCACCCAGAAAACCAGTTTTATCCAATTTTCCGCTACTTTGAAAGTTGGTGTCAGGACGAAAACCGTCATGGGGATATATTCAAAGCTTTATTACGTTCCCAACCCCAATTATGGAAAACCTGGAAATCTAGATTGTGGAGTCGCTTTTTCTTGTTATCGGTATTTGCTACCCACACTTTAACAGTTCACGAACGGACAGGATTTTATCATTCATTAGGGCTTGATGCGAGAGAATTTGACCGCCAAGTTGTTTGCGAAACTAATGAAACTGCTGGACGTGCTTTTCCGGTGATGCTAAATACCGAACATCCCAAGTTTTTCTCGCGTTTGCATCGCTGCTCAGATTACAACTTAAAATTGGTGGAAATTGACCGCAGTTCTCAACCTAAATTTGTGAAATTAATTCGGAAAATCCCCTTTGTGACGGCTATTGTTTGGAATCTATTGCTGCTTTACTTGATTAAACCTATCGATACCGAAGCTTTGCGGGGACAAGTTTGTTAG